The genomic window CAGACGCGTATAGTTGATGGTAATGTAGAGACCGACCGCGACGGCGAAAGCGGTCAACAGATAAATTGTGCCAGGCCGGCCGATCGCTGGTCCTGGAGAGTCGGGCTGGAAACAGCAGGTAAACGAGAGCGAAGGTGAAGGAGAGGTGAATGGAGCGCTGCAACTGCGCGGGAAGCAACCCGAAAGCCGCCGTGTAGATCTGGAAGCAGGAAAAGGCGACCGCGATCCAATAGACGATCCAGCGCGGAATCCCGAAAAGCTTACGCGCATTGGATTCCCGGTCCACCTTTCGCATCAGTTCTTCGAGTTCTTCTCTGGATACCTCTTCGTCGGCTTCCTGTACGGCGCCGGTGGGACACTCGGCCTGCGGGGGTCTGACAGCGTCTTTTTCGCGTTCGCTCACGGCACGCACCTGCCTTTCATTGCGCTGAAGAGGGAGTTGCTGCGAACCCTGAAGGAAAGCGCACTTCCGGGCTCGGCAAGATCGGCGAGCGGGATCTCCCGCCCTTTGATGCTCAGGATATGGTTCGCCACCCTGCCCACCCGCACGGTGATCTCGGGGACCTCGCGGTTCACGGTCCATTCGATCCATCCGCCGGGGAGAATGGTGAAAGTGCCTTCTTCGTCGGAAGTCCCCGGCATCCCCGCACCGAAGGAGTCATAACGGGACTTGACGATGACGATATGCTCGCGCCGGACCCGCAGCGTGTCGTGGACCGGTCGTCTGTTTACGGAGTGGATAAAGGAAAGGACGAATTCATCGCCCTCGGCTACGCAAGCGCACCACCTCACATCTCCAGTGGCGACCGCCGTAACTTCCAGGACCTTCGTCCATGGCCAGAAGAGCACGGCGCTCGCTATCCCCGCAAGAAGCAAGCCCAGACCGAGTCGAGGACGCATACGAGGTGAGTCGCGGCTCTCCCGGGAAGGTCGCCCCGTCCCGGGAAGGCCCACGGCTCGTGCTCCCTATTTCATGACGCCTTTTTCTTTGTAGTACTTCACCGCTCCCGGGTGGAACGGGATGGACACACCCTTGACCGCCGTCTGCAGGTTCACTTCCTTGCCCTTGGCGTGGGCCGCGGCCAGTTCCGGCTGGTTGTCGAACAGAGCCTTGGTCAGGTTGTAGACGACGTCCTCCTTGATCCCCGAATTCACGATGAGCACGGCGTTCACCGCCACGGTGCTCGCTTCGGGGACGTTCTTGTAGGTATTGGCAGGGACCTTCACGGGAGAGAGGAAAGGATACTTGGTCGTGATCTTCTTCAGCATATCGTCGGAAATGCTGAGGATCCGAATGTCGTTCTGGGTGCTGACGTCCATGATGCCCGGGTTGGGGAGACCGGCCGTCACGAGGAAGGCGTCGATGTGCTTGTCCTTGAACTGTTCGGCGCTCTCGGAAAAGGAAAGATACTGGGCGTTGATGTCGCCTTTTACCAGTCCGTGCACGTCGCAAAGCTGCCGGAAATTCGCCTCCGTTCCGCTGCCCGGGGCTCCCACGCCCATCTTCAGTCCCTTGAGATCGGCGAAGGTCTTGACCGGCTTATCGGCGCGCACCACGACCTGGATGACTTCCGGATAGAGCACGGCAATGGCCGCCATGGCCGTGAGTTTCTCCTTGAACGGAGGCTCGGCCTTGAACGCGAAATCCAGCGTGTCGCTCTGGACCAGCGCGAGCTCCGCTTCCTTCTTGTTCACCAGGCGAACGTTTTCGGCGGAAGCCCCCGTGGTCTGTGCCGTGACGTTCATGCCGGGAATCTTCGAATTCCAGATCTTGGCCATGGAGCCCCCGAGCGGGTAGTAGGTCCCGGCGGTGCCTCCCGTGCCGAGAATCAGCCTGACTTCTTCGGCTTGCGCCGAGCAGAGGGTGCCCACAAAGACCAGGAGCAGAACGGATACGACGAGTAGTCTTTTCATCATGCCTCTCCTTCCATGGTGGTTTGTTCGTTAGTGAATTGAAACCCTTGAGACAGGACTGATCGAAACGCAATGGGCTATATTAGATTAACGCATATTTCGTGTCAACAACCGCCGGGGACCGGAACGGCGGGGTGCGGATCATTGCCGACGATTCCGGCGGCGGCATAAGGCGTCCGGTGGAGGCAAAGGGCGCCGCACCACCCGCCGCGGACATGCCGGAAAATCCGGAGCGGACGACCGCAAACGACGGATAGAAGGTGAGGCGGGGCTTCGAAGGACAGGCTTGCCGGAGGCAAAGAAAGGGCGTGGCGCTCCACGCCCCCGTGCGCCCGAGCTCATTGGCTTGCCGTGGCCAGGCCGTGTGACCCGGCACGCGGCGTCCCGCCGCCCTGGCACGCAGCGGGAGCCCGTGGGAGAAAGGCTCGGATGGCCGCAATTCCCGCTTCAGGGCGCGGAACGGCACCTGAATGAGCGCTTACCCCTGCAGGATCAAGGTCGGCCGAGCAGTCTGCGCCAGCGCTCTTGCAGGATTCTCTGAAAAAACGTCATGTCCCGGCACCGCTCCTAATGACTCACTTCGGTCCCCTTCTGGTAGCTGCCGAGAAACTTGAAGAATTCGGTTTTGCTCATGAGCCCTTCGAGGATGTGCCTGCGGCCGTCTTCCGTGACGTCGACCTCGAGATCCGCATAGAACAGGTACTCCCAGGGCCTGCTGTGGATGGGCCGGGATTCCAGCTTGACCAGGTTGATATTGTTCTCCGCGAAGATGCGCAGCGTCTCGAAGAGAGCGCCCGGCTTGTCGCTTACCGAATAGATCAGGGAGGACTTGTTCTTGGGCCCGGGCAGCGACTCGTTTTTCGAAATGACCACAAACCGGGTGAAATTCCGGGGATTGGTTTCGATGCTTTCCTTGAGCACCGTCATCCGCCGGGTTTGAACCGCACCGACTCCGGCGATGGCGGCTTCTTTCGCATCGCCGGCTTCTTCCACCTTGCGCACGGCGCTGGCCGTGTCCTTGCACGCAATCTGATCCCACGCGGGATGCTTGTCCAGGTACTCGCGGCACTGCTGGAATACCTGGGGATGCGAGTATACGCGTTCGATTCCCTCGATGGAGGAGTCCAGGTGTCCCAGAAGGTTGTGCTTGATGCGCAGGGTCAGTTCCCCGACGATCATGATAGCGTATTCGAGGAGCAGGTCGTAGTTTTCGTGAATGCTCCCGGTAAGGCTGTTCTCCACGGGGATGACGCCGAAGGCGGCCTGTTCGCCGGCCACGGAGTCGAAAACCTCCCTGAAGCATGTGCATTCCCGGATCGGGACCTCCGTTCCGAAGAACTGCAGACACGCCTTGTGCGAAAAGGAACCCGGGACGCCGCTGTAGACGACCATCGGGGCCGCCTTGCCTTTGCCCTTGCGAGGCTTCATGATGGCCGCCTTGTCGAGGTAGGCGTAGTCGACCTGCTTTCCCACCACCGGGGCGATGACGTAGAGGTCGCGCATGAGCTGCTCGAACTGTTCGGGATAGAGGCTCTGGGGACCATCGGAGAGTGCCTTGTCGGGTTCCGTGTGAACCTCGATGATCAGCCCGTCGGCTCCCGCCGCGATGGACGCGCGGGCCATGGGGCTGACCTTTTCCCGGATCCCCGTGGCGTGGCTCGGATCGACGATGATCGGGAGGTGGGTGAGTTTCTTGATGACCGGAACGGCCGTGAGGTCCAGGGTGTTTCGCGTGTAGCGCTCGAACGTCCGGATGCCCCGCTCGCACAGAATGACCTGGTCGTTTCCTTCGGAAAGCACGTACTCGGCCGACATGAGCCATTCCTCGATGGTCGCCGACAGCCCGCGCTTGAGGAGCACCGGCTTGCCGATTCGGCCGACCGACTTCAGGAGCTCGAAGTTCTGCATGTTGCGGGCGCCGACCTGGACGACGTCCACGTACTTCACCATGAGGTCCGCCTGGCTGGGAGAGGTGATCTCCGTGACCACTCCGAGGCCGGTTTCCTCTCTCACTTCCCGCAGAATCTTCAAGCCCTCCTCACCCAGGCCCTGGAACGAGTAGGGCGAGGTGCGGGGCTTGAACGCACCGCCCCGGAACAGGACCGCTCCGTGTTTGCGAACCGTGCGCGCGATATCCAGGGTCCTCTTCCGGTCCTCGACACCGCAGGGACCGGCGATCACCACCAGCCGGTCTCCGCCGATGGTGACGTCGCCAACCTTGATGACCGACGGGGCGGGATGGAGCTCGCGGCTCACCAGCTTGTACGGCTTGGAGATGGGGACCGCCCGCTCCACCCCGGGCAGGGATTCATAGAAGGCCGTCTCCTTGTACATCGTGCCCACGACGCCCAGGATCTTCTCGTCCACGCCGGCGATCTCCTTCACCAGGTATCCCTCGGAGCGCAGGACATCCTTGAGCCTTTCCATCTGTTCAGCGGTTGCCTTCTTTTTCAGGATAAGAATCACGGCCAATCCTCCGTTTCATTTTGGGGTGTTTAAAATAAAAAAACCCCAAGGAAATTTCCTCGGGGTTTCAAAATCAAGCAACCCCGGGGGAGGTTCTTCTCCACCCGGGGCTTGTTCAGACATCAGTATCCCAGGTGGATGCTCCTAAAGAAGAAAAAGAAAAAGCCGAAAAAGGGCGCAAAAACCGGCCCTTCCGGCAGGCTTCCACCGGGGACGAAACGATCTGTGCGTGACACGAAATTCCTCAACATCGGCATCCTTTCATCAGCAACTATAGAAGCTTAGATGCGCGGGGAGATTTTGTCAATCCCAAATCCGACATCCCGCGCGACAAGATGCACCCGTGAAATCATCCAATGCCACGGACCCGCCCGGAAGGTGAAGTCTACCGGACGCTTGCAGAAATTCAGAAACAGCGCTCTGTTCCAGCACCCGATTCTCCGATGTCATTCGCTGCCTTTGCCGATCGGCGAAACGGGGGACGGACATTAACGAAAGCACTTCGGGCCGTATTGTATGCTCACTCATTGCAGCCGGAAGAGATCATCCCGGGGTGTCGGGGAGGGGGGCGGACATCGAGCGAACCGCGATGAGAAGCGATCCGGGAGGCGCTGCTCAATGCCGTCCGCGGTCCGGAAGGGCGTTGGCCGTGCCTGGGCCGACAAGGGAATCCCCGTCGGATTCCCGTGGTCTAATTTCCTGAAAGGGGCGGTGCCGGAGCCCCAAGACCGAGGGATGAGCGGAACGCAGAACGTTTTAATATTTAATTAAGGTACTTCTCTTTGTGTTCCGAATATATAAGCGGCATACGAGGACCGTAATCTTTCTTATATACAATAAGACGTTGAAATAGAAGGAAATTTCCGAAGCCGAAACGCCGGGGCGGCGAAATGCATTCCTGCAGCGGGGCGCCGCGGGGTCTTGCCGGCAATGCGAAGGTTTGCGGTTTCGAGGCCGGTCAGGGAAGCGGCAAGGATGCGTTTCGTTTAATGGGCGGCGCAACGTGAGCGGTGTCGGATTTAATCTTTCTCTTTGCGCCTCGCCTTGCGGGCCGGGGTGATCGGCTGTCTGATACGGATTTACCTAGAAAATAGACTCCCTCGGGAGCCTGTTTTCATGCTTCGCGGGTGTCGCAGGGGGCATGGATAATTGCGTTCAAAATGATACTCTAAAAGCGTGGGGGACGTACCCCTCGCCGCTTCGCGGCTCCGAAACTTGGGGGGTGCGGGGGAATCATTCCCCCGCTCTCTTGTGCTTGAAAGGTCCATCTCTTGAACGCAACTTCGTATGAGTGAGTCGGAATCACTCCTGAATTTAATAACGCGTTGAAATAAAAGCTCAATACCGAGCACGCCGAAGAGGCTGCGTATATGCCGCGCTCCGGTGCGCTTGTGCGGAGCTGAGATTGCCGGGCTTTCGCGCGAGGCGTGGGTGTTCGTCCGGTCTCGAGTTGAGCGGTCGGAACCCTGCGGGGCGAGAAGGGCTCGTCGATTCCGGGAGGCAGGCTCCCGAATTTCGTCTGATTCCGACGGAGGTGCCGGAGTTTTCGTGTTTGAGGCATTCCATGGTGGTGAGCGTTCCCGCGTGGTGGAAGGGCGCCGCGGTTGATCTTGCGTCGGGCCCCCGTTGCACGCGACGAAAACATGATCGAAGGCCTCGTTTGTTTGTGTGGACTCTTGATCTCAGGCAGAGGAGCAAAAGAGGTATTCGTGTTCCCGGATATCGTTGTCGGTTCGCACCGACACTGGGTCGGCCTGTGCAGCTCGGTCTGCATTCGCGTGGATTGTCGCCTTCGTGCCCGGGATTCCGTGCGCCGGCGCATCGTTCCCTCAACTCGGGTTCTCATTCACACAGGAGGAGTATCATGATTCGGAAGGGTTTGTTGATCGCGGTGTTGTCAGTCATGTCATGTGCGTTTCCGTCTCCGGGCTGGTCGCAGGAATACAAGCTGGGGATACAGGCGTTCAAAGGGGCCGACACGGCCATGAAGGAGTGGAAGGCGACCGCGGACTACCTGACGGCCAAGCTCGGCAAAACCTTCACGGTGGTGCCTTGCACGGACAACGAACTGATGGAGGGGGTCAAGCAGGGCAAGATTGACTTCTTCTATGCCAATCCCGCCATATTTGCGGAGATGAACAAGCAATACGGCGCACAGGTTTTGGTCACCATGGTCAAAGCCACCAGGACCCAGCCGACCGAATACCTGGCCGGCACCATCTTCACCCGCAAGGAAAGTCCCGTCAAAACGCTTGCGGATTTCAAAGGCAAGGAGTTCATGACGAGGGCGAAAAGCTCTTTTGCCGGGTGGATGGTTGCCAAGCGTCATTTCCTGGACAAGGGGATTGACCCGGAGAAGGAATTCAAGGCGATCAAGGAGGCCAAGTCAGTGGAGCACGTGGTCTACGCGGTACTGAACGGGGCGGTTGAAGGCGGTGCCATAATGGCGGGCACCCTCGAGGAAATGGCTGCCGCCGGGAAGGTCAAGATGGCCGATTTCAGGGTGATCGACCAGGCCGCCGACAACTTCCCGTTCGTTCACACCACCCAACTCTACCCGGAATTCTGCATCGCGGCAGGGGCCAATACTCCTCCGGCGCTCAAGGCGGATGTCGCCCAGGTGCTCCAGGCTGTTGCCCCGACTGACCCCGCGGCGGTCAACGCCAAGCTGAACGGATGGAAGAAGCCTCTGGACTATACGCCGGTCGTGGAATGCCTGACCATCGTAAAATACGGAGCGTTCGCAAGAAACTAGCAGCAATGGAAGGGGGGCCCGCTCATTTCTTCAGCGGAGCCCCCTGACTTTCGTTCCGCACCTCGCACCGTGTCGACGTCATGCTTGTGAATACCCGCAAACCCCAATGGAACCCAGCTCTCCTCGATAGCCTTCCCCCCGGCCGGCCGCTGTCGCATTTCACCGGGAATCGGCCTCTG from Syntrophobacter fumaroxidans MPOB includes these protein-coding regions:
- a CDS encoding DUF1850 domain-containing protein, whose protein sequence is MRPRLGLGLLLAGIASAVLFWPWTKVLEVTAVATGDVRWCACVAEGDEFVLSFIHSVNRRPVHDTLRVRREHIVIVKSRYDSFGAGMPGTSDEEGTFTILPGGWIEWTVNREVPEITVRVGRVANHILSIKGREIPLADLAEPGSALSFRVRSNSLFSAMKGRCVP
- a CDS encoding TAXI family TRAP transporter solute-binding subunit gives rise to the protein MMKRLLVVSVLLLVFVGTLCSAQAEEVRLILGTGGTAGTYYPLGGSMAKIWNSKIPGMNVTAQTTGASAENVRLVNKKEAELALVQSDTLDFAFKAEPPFKEKLTAMAAIAVLYPEVIQVVVRADKPVKTFADLKGLKMGVGAPGSGTEANFRQLCDVHGLVKGDINAQYLSFSESAEQFKDKHIDAFLVTAGLPNPGIMDVSTQNDIRILSISDDMLKKITTKYPFLSPVKVPANTYKNVPEASTVAVNAVLIVNSGIKEDVVYNLTKALFDNQPELAAAHAKGKEVNLQTAVKGVSIPFHPGAVKYYKEKGVMK
- the aroF gene encoding 3-deoxy-7-phosphoheptulonate synthase yields the protein MILILKKKATAEQMERLKDVLRSEGYLVKEIAGVDEKILGVVGTMYKETAFYESLPGVERAVPISKPYKLVSRELHPAPSVIKVGDVTIGGDRLVVIAGPCGVEDRKRTLDIARTVRKHGAVLFRGGAFKPRTSPYSFQGLGEEGLKILREVREETGLGVVTEITSPSQADLMVKYVDVVQVGARNMQNFELLKSVGRIGKPVLLKRGLSATIEEWLMSAEYVLSEGNDQVILCERGIRTFERYTRNTLDLTAVPVIKKLTHLPIIVDPSHATGIREKVSPMARASIAAGADGLIIEVHTEPDKALSDGPQSLYPEQFEQLMRDLYVIAPVVGKQVDYAYLDKAAIMKPRKGKGKAAPMVVYSGVPGSFSHKACLQFFGTEVPIRECTCFREVFDSVAGEQAAFGVIPVENSLTGSIHENYDLLLEYAIMIVGELTLRIKHNLLGHLDSSIEGIERVYSHPQVFQQCREYLDKHPAWDQIACKDTASAVRKVEEAGDAKEAAIAGVGAVQTRRMTVLKESIETNPRNFTRFVVISKNESLPGPKNKSSLIYSVSDKPGALFETLRIFAENNINLVKLESRPIHSRPWEYLFYADLEVDVTEDGRRHILEGLMSKTEFFKFLGSYQKGTEVSH
- a CDS encoding phosphate/phosphite/phosphonate ABC transporter substrate-binding protein, whose product is MIRKGLLIAVLSVMSCAFPSPGWSQEYKLGIQAFKGADTAMKEWKATADYLTAKLGKTFTVVPCTDNELMEGVKQGKIDFFYANPAIFAEMNKQYGAQVLVTMVKATRTQPTEYLAGTIFTRKESPVKTLADFKGKEFMTRAKSSFAGWMVAKRHFLDKGIDPEKEFKAIKEAKSVEHVVYAVLNGAVEGGAIMAGTLEEMAAAGKVKMADFRVIDQAADNFPFVHTTQLYPEFCIAAGANTPPALKADVAQVLQAVAPTDPAAVNAKLNGWKKPLDYTPVVECLTIVKYGAFARN